In Vigna unguiculata cultivar IT97K-499-35 chromosome 3, ASM411807v1, whole genome shotgun sequence, a single genomic region encodes these proteins:
- the LOC114174902 gene encoding 5'-nucleotidase domain-containing protein 4-like: MISFRSLCCKKLYPQLFLHSSLPVFPTNHILFSSLFPHFNHRKLMYATELFGVFAVHGSDASPAVASTSLTTNHNCFKIAAFTRPTSHNGVNLKSEKALKPFRCSADSNSDFFSVTSSNKSDVDYLGQSTRGDLNVKSEHLEASGFDGHAALEGPIEEVARSEARQAGDLLKDLGIPSLSSSRNSPRGIFCSRTLNLRSISAIGYDMDYTLIHYNVMAWEGRAYDYCMENLRNMGFPVDGLAFDPDLVIRGLVIDKEKGNLVKADRFGYIKRAMHGTKMLSTRAVSEMYGRELVDLRKENRWEFLNTLFSVSEAVAYMQMVDRLDDGTIPADLGPLDYKGLYKAVGKALFWAHVEGRLKSEIMSKPELFVEPDPELPLALLDQKEAGKKLLLITNSDYHYTDKMMRHSFNRFLPNDMSWRDLFDIVIVSARKPEFFQTSHPMYEVVTDEGLMRPCFKAQTGGLYSGGSAQMVENSLGIHGDEILYVGDHIYTDVSQSKVHLRWRTALICRELEEEYNALIGSRSYRESLVELINQKEVVGDLFNQLRLALQRRSKDRPAQTLAATNMNDEDLTDSMQKLLIVMQRLDKKIAPMLEADGELFNSRWGFLSRAGLWDKSHLMRQIEKYADIYTSRVSNFLDYTPFMYFRSQEQNLAHDSYTYYCSQLNNEHSA; the protein is encoded by the exons ATGATCAGTTTTCGCTCACTCTGTTGCAAGAAGCTCTATCCACAACTCTTTCTTCACTCTTCACTGCCAGTGTTTCCCACCAACCATATTcttttttcctctctcttccctCACTTCAACCACCGCAAATTAATGTACGCCACGGAACTTTTTGGCGTCTTCGCCGTCCACGGCAGCGATGCTTCGCCGGCAGTGGCGTCCACCAGCCTCACCACCAACCACAATTGCTTCAAGATTGCAGCCTTTACCAGACCCACTTCCCATAACGGCGTGAATTTGAAATCAGAAAAGGCTTTGAAGCCTTTTCGTTGCAGCGCCGACTCAAACTCTGACTTCTTCTCTGTGACGTCGTCGAACAAGTCCGACGTGGACTACCTTGGGCAGAGTACCAGAGGTGATTTGAATGTCAAGTCGGAGCATCTTGAGGCTTCTG GATTTGATGGTCATGCTGCTTTAGAAGGTCCAATTGAGGAAGTGGCCAGATCAGAAGCAAGACAAGCAGGGGATTTGCTAAAAGATTTGGGCATTCCG AGCCTTTCTTCATCCAGAAATTCGCCTCGTGGAATATTCTGCAGCCGTACATTGAATCTGAGGTCCATCAGTGCCATTGGATATGACATGGACTATACCTTGATTCATTATAACGTGATG GCTTGGGAAGGCAGGGCTTATGACTACTGTATGGAAAACCTTAGGAACATGGGTTTCCCTGTTGATGGACTTGCCTTTGATCCTGACCTG GTAATTAGAGGCCTTGTCATAGACAAAGAGAAAGGAAATTTGGTTAAAGCTGATCGATTTGGTTACATAAAAAGAGCCATGCATGGCACCAAAATGTTATCTACTCGAGCTGTGAG TGAGATGTATGGAAGAGAACTGGTGGACCTGCGAAAGGAGAATCGATGGGAGTTTCTCAATACACTGTTTTCTGTGTCTGAAGCTGTGGCCTACATGCAG ATGGTTGACAGATTGGATGATGGGACTATACCAGCAGATCTTGGCCCTCTCGATTATAAAGGACTATATAAG GCTGTTGGAAAAGCTCTTTTCTGGGCACATGTAGAAGGTCGCCTTAAG AGCGAGATCATGTCTAAGCCTGAACTTTTTGTGGAACCTGATCCAGAATTACCTTTGGCGCTTCTGGATCAGAAGGAG GCTGGTAAAAAACTTCTGCTGATTACCAACTCAGATTATCATTACACTGACAAAATGATGCGGCATTCTTTTAATAGATTCCTTCCCAATGATATGAGTTGGCGAGATCTATTTGACATT GTAATTGTCTCTGCAAGAAAACCAGAGTTCTTCCAAACATCACACCCCATGTATGAAGTCGTCACAGATGAGGGTCTTATGCGTCCATGCTTCAAGGCTCAAACTG GTGGTTTGTATTCAGGGGGAAGTGCACAAATGGTTGAAAATTCTCTAGGTATTCATGGAGATGAGATATTGTATGTTGGCGACCATATTTACACTGATGTCAGTCAATCCAAAGTCCATTTGCGATGGCGGACAGCATTGATTTGTCGAGAACTGGAAGAAGAG TACAATGCCTTGATTGGTAGCCGGAGTTATAGAGAATCACTGGTGGAGCTTATAAATCAAAAGGAGGTAGTAGGGGATCTCTTTAACCAACTTCGGCTGGCTCTGCAGAGGCGAAGCAAAGACCGTCCTGCTCAG ACCCTAGCAGCAACTAACATGAATGATGAAGACCTCACTGATAGCATGCAAAAGCTACTTATTGTTATGCAAAGACTGGATAAGAAAATTGCTCCAATGCTGGAGGCTGACGGGGAGCTCTTCAATTCAAG GTGGGGTTTTCTATCTCGTGCTGGACTGTGGGATAAAAGCCACTTGATGAGACAAATTGAGAA ATATGCCGACATTTATACATCTAGGGTGTCAAACTTTTTGGATTATACGCCCTTCATGTATTTCCGCTCTCAGGAGCAG AACCTTGCGCATGACTCGTACACATACTATTGTTCACAACTTAATAATGAGCATTCTGCCTAG